The Branchiostoma lanceolatum isolate klBraLanc5 chromosome 7, klBraLanc5.hap2, whole genome shotgun sequence nucleotide sequence ccaaggtttgtttgtcttgttgtgCGTTCGCAGTTATAggaatattgcagagtggcagcAGGGTGGTGGTGTAGCAGGGTACTTGGAGAATCAGAAATATGGTTTGGTTCAGGTCCAATGGTGTTGTTAAGAGCCAGGATGACTCGTGGCTACATCAAACCAGTAATGTCAGGTCATTAGGGGTACTCATCGTTAGAGTTTGCCACAATAAACGATGACTTGTTCAGGCATTTGAATCAGTTAGTTGATACAGGCTTCGTTGTATCAGGCGCTTGAATCCAATGCGTGTAAAGGAGCTGGATTTAGGCTTCATGAAATGAGAAAGAGAAATTCATACTGTGAAGAAGGATGGCTAGATTAATGGCAGGAAACATAGTTCAGGGGTGGTAGAGCTAGTcgttaatcagacatgacagtgtAGTTTGCTGTTGTGATTGTTTTGACAAATGAAATAACACTTGACCTTGTCTTCTTTGAAGATGTGTGAAACAGAGGAAATGGTCGGGTCTTTGTGACAATTTATCGCACCGAGGCGCGCGGTTGTGTAACCACCTTAAACTTACGCTAAAGTTAGTAGTGGTACCCAGAAACAGGCATCTATTATCGTCTCCTAACTAGTACTAGAAATAAACGCGGAGAACAGTCCctttttgtcaacaaaactgCTGCTTCAATTTGTCTACGTTTCCTTGTCGATCCCTGACAATCGAAACACATGTCTACTCACAAACGAAATTGGGCTTGTGTCACCGGACAGACAGGCACGTTTGAGTGCGTCATAATCAGTCTATCCTTCACGGTGGCAcggtactttaaaaaaaattctaatttcACCCCGCGAGTGGGCGTAGCGTCTAATCTCTCAGCGTCAATCCCGGTGTAAAATTGCATGATGCTTGGCCTTCTCTTGCCTCATTGTTCCTCGTGCAGCATTTTTGTCAGTCACATAAAGCTagtaaaagaagacaaaaagacaACTAAAACGTCAAAACGTCCACAAAAAGACCATCAAACTTTAGATCTACATAATCAGGGCAAAACTACTCAATATTCTTCTCGCACCTCTTCCTGGCCCCTGGTATTCTCACGCCCTAATTATATTTGCGTTATTACAACCTCCGCTGACCCAGAAGTGTTCGGAGCGTAATCATTTCATCTATCTTTTCTCGCGTCGGTATCGAGAGGCCGGGAGTGTGTCTCCTGTCACTAACGGTCTCACTTTACCTCCATCTTCCCGGGGAGTGTGCGCGGGGCCGGGGTTTCAATATCCACCGTTTGTCCCATGGTCATCGCAGGAGTGCACAGTACGTATCTACATCTGATTGTCCGTGTCCAACCGGCATGTACTACCTCCATATACCACAATGCGTTTGCTAGTTAATTGCATCTAATGCGTTTTTAGTGCATCAAATGCATGACTGTTTGGGTGCCAAGTACTTCGGTGAATTGTAGGTTGCgaattaaatcaaataaaagAACGTATCATAGATTCTTGTAGTTGACCTCTATTTGACTACACATTTGTTATGAACGCATACGTTAAAGCGTAGACAGAAAATGGCTGTACGTAATTGGAAGTGATCTCTGTTGGCTGTTATAGTGTTTGCCTTACCATTTCTAAGTATCATATCTGTATATTCGATTCAATTAAGCTTGTTTCTTTAGTATATCAATTACTAAATCTTATGTATTAGTTATCCTCCATGTTCATGATAATCCCTTGACCTTCATACTGTAGATGTGTGCATTCTGACTGGTGACGTGAACGCTGTGACTGGTGACGTGAACGCTGTGACTGGTGACGCGAACGTTCTGACTGGTGACGTGACATTCTGACTGATTATGTGAACATTCTGGCTGATGACGTGCACGTTCTGACTGATGACGTTTTGTCTCTTGGCGTTGGAGGGTGCACTTGGTCTTGTAGTGAGACGGAAGAAGCTATCTATGTCACTTCAAAATCATTGCATAAAATAAAATCCAATATCCGCGATGAGTGGAAAACGTAAACAATACGTCCTTTTTTTCTCTGCACACTTCCAGGATCTGAATCAGAGTTGATCTCTTCACAACGGTTCTGGCTCCTCGAGCTCGAACAACGAGTTGAGCAAAATCCGGAACCTTTCTCACTGGCATATGATATGCAGTATACAACTGTTTAATACATGCCAATTCTATGAAGTCGTAAGTGCAATGAAATACCAGTATTTTACCATATGCAATCTTCTACAGTCGGGTTTTATAGCGACTTGCCTCACATCGACCTGTCGCCGTGAGCTGCACGTATAATCTCGGCCATGTCTAGATGTAAAGGCAGTAGACGCGCCTTATCTGTGGTGACAGCTGCCGTGGCCATGGTTCGGAGATCCAGGGCAATGATCTATGTAACCGCTGACGTCAAACGAGTCTTCAAAGTTAATACCTTCCATTGTACTTTAAGATGCTTAACTGAGACATCTACAAGATGTTGATGACTTCAGCAGTTGCTGAAGCCATCAATAGCAACAGCAGCCACCTAGTCAATTACAAGATGGCGACGGAGCATAAAGACACGTAATCACTGCACTCGTCATCACCGGGTTTTTTCTCGCCCATATCTTCATCTCTTGGCGTTTCTTGTGGCATACTGATTTGTTAACTGTCCAATAACTCGATGCCAAAGAAACAATTGCCAAAACGAAAACGTAGGCCGACATCTGAAGACTCTTTCACGGAGGCTCTTGACAAAGAGAATATGGCGTCGTCTCAGGTGTCCCTGTCAACGATCTCTGCTAACCTGGCCGAATTTGCCTCCCAGACCTCCGCCAGCTTCAACAAACTCAACGACTCGATTTGCCACTTGAGTGAGGACATGAAGTCTTTACGTGGAGAAGTCACATCACTTCAGCAAAGTGTCAGTTTTGCCCACGACGAAATAGAAAATCTCAAGAAGGAAGCTACAACCGAAAACGAGAAGCTACAACACCGCGTCATCACTTTAGAAGCCAAGCTTCTTGCGGCAGAGCTCTACTCAAAGAAGCAGAATTTGTTATTCTGGGGCATTCCGGCCGAGAAAGATGAAAATCTGGTGGAAGTCGTGTGCAAGATCCTGCAGGAGGAGCTGAAGGTGAACAACGCCAGGAATGTCATGTTTGTAAACATACATCGCCTCCCCAAGATCCGAGGTAATCCAATCATCGCAAAGTTTGTCTCGATGCTCGATCGCAACATGGTCCTCCAGCACGCGTACAAATTGCCGCCCAAGTCCGGGATCGGCGTCTCTGAGCACTTGCCGGTTGTAATCTACAAACAGAAAGAATCGTTGAGAGATGCCTTCCGCCATGCCAGGGGCAAAGGTATGAAGCCCAAATACAAATTGGTAGGGACCACTATGTACCTATGCATCGGGGTCAGTAAATACAAGACATCAGATGAATACTTTGACCATACCTGATCACACCTGACCTCCTTACCTATGACAAAGTAACCCTTGCCTTAACATGCCTAGTGCGCCAACATGATTACATTAATAGCCCGGTGTATTTGCCGTGTTGCCCCTAGCTGTTTTGAAGCTAAGTTTATATACAAGGACTATATTTCTATAGTtattaatttgaatttttttgtgtgtgtgtatgacgATCTGATTATGACCTTTATGTTCGAACTTAAGCTTTGTACTATTCACTCGAATATGACTGTTGTTAATTCTTATAGGACTAAAACTGACCCTCCCACTTTACAACCCAAGATCAAGAATATAACTGTTGTCTAACTAACTGATTTTCCAATTATGCCCGATACAATCTCTGTTAATCTCTGCCCTAGCTCTGGACCCGAGAGATATCAAGGTCACGGTAAACATCTTACTTTTATGCATGTAAATGTCAATAGTATTTCTGCTGGTTCCAAACTCGATGAAATAGCATCATTAGCTTCAGATTTCAACATAGACATTATAGCAATCACAGAATCTTGGCTAGGCGACAGTATAGAAACATCCGATATTTCTCTGGTGGGGTTTCAGCCCCCCTTTCGACGTGATCGAAATCGCCATGGGGGTGGAGTTCTAGTTTATGTCTCCAACTTAATTCCATGTAGAAGACGCTGCGATCTAGAACCTCCTAACTTTGAATGTATTTGGTCGGAAGTCTGTGTTAGATCTTTTAAAATCCTGTTTTCTACTTACTACCGGCCGCCAGGGCAAGATACCTCCATGGTTAATCAGTTCATGGATTCCTTCACAGACTCTGTTGCTAGGGCACGCTCATCACGCCCTGATGCCATTATCGTGACAGGTGATTTCAACGCCAAACACGAAGAATGGTGGAATCTCGATCCAATCACATATGCTGGCGCCCAATTGTTCCAGGCTGCGCAGCTGGTCAACCTAGTACAGATTGTTGAGGAACCCACCTGCGACCTATCACACTCCCCCTCCCTCATCGATTTGATTTTCACCGACTTCCCACGCTACTTTCTAAATCATCGTGTTTTGTCGCCATTGTCAGGATGTCATCATTCTCCTACTATCGCCAAAATGAATCTTTGTGTTCCTGCTCCCAAACCCTATATGCGCACTATTTGGGACTATAAAAACATCAACTATGAGTCCCTTTCATCTTTTATATGTGATCCCAAATGGTGCGAAATATATAGGTGCGGGACTGTAGATGAGGCTAGCGTTAAACTTGTTGAATTAATTCTGGAGGCAAAAAATCAATGCGTCCCTCacaagacagtcactataaGACCAAATGATAAACCTTGGATGTCCCCAAGTATACGCCAACTCATGCGTTCCCGTGATAGAACGCACAAGATAGCCAAACTGTCAAATTCCTCGGCTCACTGGGAGAAATACCGCAAAACGCGTAACAAACTGTCTAATGCAATTGAGCAAGCCAAGGTTGCTTATGAAGCGCATTTAGTGAATCAACTTTCTAATCCACTAACCTCTGAAAAAAAGTGGTGGCACATTGTGAAACATTTCTATAGACGTAAGAGTCACACAGCAATACCTCCCCTTATAGATGGTGCCTCGTTCGTTGTTGACTCACATGAAAAGGCCTGTCTTTTTAATGACTACTTTGCTTCCCAATCATCAATTGATACATCTCAAGCTACCCTACCTGACCTTACATTTCATACTGATACTAGATTATCTTGTCTTCTGACTTCTCCTGAAGAAGTTGAACTATACATCAGTGACCTAAATATCTCAAAGGCCCAGGGCTATGACAATATCGACAATCGTTTTCTTAAAATTATTACTCCATTTATATCTGATAAAATAGCATTTGTATTTAATCTATCCTTATCACATGGAATATTCCCCGATATTTGGAAAAGAGCTAATATCATCCCAATACTCAAGAAAGGTGACCCCCAAAACAAATGCAATTACAGACCAATTTCTTTGCTTCCCACTTTGTCGAAGGTCCTCGAGAAAATTGTCTACAAACGTGTATACAACCACCTTATTTCTGACAATCTTCTATATGCACTCCAATCAGGTTTTATAAAATCCGACTCCACTGTGTGTCAGTTAGTTTATATATGTCATTTGATTGTGCAAGCTCTCGAGGACGGTAAAGAGGTGCGATCTGTTTTCTTAGATTTCTCGAGGGCCTTCGACAAAGTGTGGCATTCCGGTCTTCTTTTTAAACTTAAACAGAACGGGATAGAGGGCCCCCTTTTGAATTGGATGCATACTTACCTATCACAGAGATCTCAAAGGGTTGTGTTGGATGGACAATTCTCTCCATGGTGCGAGATTGGCGCTGGGGTCCCCCAGGGATCCGTTTTGGGCCCTTTACTGTTCCTC carries:
- the LOC136438368 gene encoding uncharacterized protein, giving the protein MASSQVSLSTISANLAEFASQTSASFNKLNDSICHLSEDMKSLRGEVTSLQQSVSFAHDEIENLKKEATTENEKLQHRVITLEAKLLAAELYSKKQNLLFWGIPAEKDENLVEVVCKILQEELKVNNARNVMFVNIHRLPKIRGNPIIAKFVSMLDRNMVLQHAYKLPPKSGIGVSEHLPVVIYKQKESLRDAFRHARGKGMKPKYKLVGTTMYLCIGVSKYKTSDEYFDHT